From the genome of Corallococcus macrosporus DSM 14697:
GCGCTCGCGGAAGAGGGCGGCCAGCGTGCCCACGCCGCGCGAGCGCACCCGCAGGGGGACGACCACCACGGTGCGGAAGCCCTGCCGGCGCAGCTCCTCGCCCAGGTCCTCCGGGCAGGACTCCACCTCGCGCTCCAGCGGGACGCCTTCCCGCTGCGCCTGGACGCACAGGCTTTCGCCCCGCCAGCGCCGCGTGAAGTCCTCCGAGGTCTGGAGGTCCAGGCCCCGCGCGTACGCGAGCTCCACCTCGCCGTCGTCCGCGGGCAGGAGCACCGCCACCGCGTCGCAGCCCAGCAGCCCGGCGATTTCGTCGGTGCCCGGCGCGAACAGGGCCTGCGCGTGCGGCGCGGAGGCCGTCACCGAGGCCAGCCGGTTCAGCGCCGCCAGCGCCGTGTTCTGCGCGGACAAGCGGGAGATGGTGAGCGCCGCGTCCAGCGCCGCGGAGACCTGCGCGCCGAACAGCCGCACCGGCGGCAGCTCCTCCTCGCGCAGCCAGTCCGCCACCAACGCGAGCACCGCCCGGGGCTGGCCCTCCACGTCGACGCGCACCGCGATGGCGCGCGTCTGCCCGGCGCGCTGGAGGCCCTGCCGCACCAGCGCCCCCCGGGCGCCCCGGAGGAAGCGCTCCGCTTCCTGGGGCAGTTCGTCCGTGTAGGCCGCGCCATCGCGCCAGGCGCGCTTCAGCAGGGGCGGCCACTGTCCCACGATGTCCCGCACCCACCGGCCGCTCAAGGCCGCTGCCTCCGGAGGCACCATGCCGGGCGGCACGAACGTCTGGCCCAGCCGGACGCCGAGCCGTTCCGGAGAGAGCCAGGCGCAGGCCAGCTCCAGCTCCTCCACGCCGGAGAACATCCGCCGCAGCACCTCGCCCTCGGTGCGAAGCGAGGGCAGGCTCGCGCCCAGCTCCGCCAGCCGCTGAAGCACGCTGCGCCGCCGGGCTCGCGCCGACACGTCGCGCACCAGCACCACCCACTCCAAGCCGCTGGGGATGACGGTCAGCTCCACGCGCCGCTCTCCCTCGGGGGAGCGCAGCAGCGTCTCGTAGGTGGTGGGGACGGGTTCGCCGCGCTTGCGCCGGGCGTGCCTGGCGTCCAGCTCCTCCGCGCTCGCGGGGGGGACCAGGAGCGTGGCGTATTCGCCCAGCACGGCCTCGCGCGGGTGGCCCGACATCGTCACCAGCGCCTCGTTCACATAGACGAAGCGCCCGTCACGGATGACGCACACACCCACGGACATGGCATCGAAGGGGCCGTAGGCAGCCCCGGCTTCGGCGGCGGTTTTCACGGCGGCCTGACTCTTCCACCGCTGACAGGCCCCGCGAAATCACCCCACCGCCACTTCGCCCACCATCCCACAACGTGGCGCCGTCGCTGCGGCTTACCCGTAGGACAACGGGCCCGGCCGCGTGAGGCAGCCGAGCCCGGGGCTCCAGGCCTGGAGGGGCCCCCGTGCCGCGTCAGGCGGGGGACGCCCCGGAGGGCTCCGCGCCGCGGTGGTGGACCTTGGTGTACAGGCCAATGAGCTCCGCCTCGCCCAGGATGTGGCCCGCCATGGTCTCCCGGAGCTGGGTGCGCGAGGCCCGGCCCAGGTCCGGCAGCACCGTGTCCAGCGCGAACAGGCGGAAGAAGTACCGGTGCATGCCGATGGGCGGCATGGGGCCCCCGTAGTCCTGGCGGCGGAAGTCGTTCTGCCCCTGCCGGGCGCCCTCCGGCAGCACGTCCGGCGTGGCGCCTTCCGGCAGCCCCTGGGCCGAAGGTGGGATGTTGTAGACGACCCAGTGGGAGAAGGTCATCTGCGGGTTGCGCGGGTCTGGCGCGTCCGGGTCTTCCACGATGAGGGCCAGGCTCTTCGTCCCGGCCGGCATGCCCGTCCATTGCAGGGGCGGCGAGACGTCGTCGCCCTCGCCCGTGTAGGCAATGGGGATGAGGTCGCCGTCCTTGAAGCGGGGGGACGTGAGCACGAGCGGCTTCGGCATGGAGTCCTCCAAAGAAGAATCACGGTGGGTTGACGCGTATCGGGTGCAAGCTGGCGACGCTGGCTCCCAGGCGCCGAGGAGCGGGGTGGCCACCGCCCGGAGGCTGGCCACCTGGGCGGTGGGGCAGGCAGTCCCCGCCCCACACGGTGGCCCGCGACCGGGGGCCGCTGCCTGCGCGGAGCCCGGCGCGCCCCTCGGTGCGGGGGGCTCCGGGGCGGGTGCCTCCACCAGGCGGGGCAGATCGGCGGTAGCTGAGCTTGCCGAAGCGGCAATCGCGACTGGGGGCCGGGGGACCGCCGCCCATGGTACCGGTTGCGTGTGCCGCGTGTTCGGTGTTAAGCGGCGCCCGCGCGTAGCGGGGTTGGGTCTGGTGGGGTTGGAAAAGCGAGGGTTTCCCGGGGTTTGGGGAGGCGTCCGAATGGAAGTGAAGGAGCCCCGGAAACCGGGCGGTTCGGATGGCAGCGAGCTGGGGGAGACGGCCCGGCAGATGCGGGCGGCGCAACCCTACGTCGCGGCGGTGTGGAAGCTGGTAGGGGGAGCGGTGGTGGGCGTGCTGGGCGGCTACTGGCTGGACAAGAGGTTGGGGACAGGGCCCTGGCTGATGGTGGTGCTGAGCCTGGTGGGCATCTGCGTGGGCTTCTATGGATTCCTCCATGAGATGGCCCGGCTGGGGAAACGGAAGTGACGGCGCGGGGCGGCGGTAGCGGGACGGACTCCTTCCGGAGTCATGCGGCGCTGGCGGGTGGCGTGGCGGTGGTGGGCCTGGCGCTGGCGGCGTTGATGCCGCAGGTGGTGGAGGACCGCGTCTCCGCGCTGTGGGGCGTGGGGCTGGCGACGGTGACGGGCGCGGTGGCGCTGGTGCTGAAGCGGCGGGCGGTGCGGCAGGACCTCAACGCCGCGCTGAAGGTGGTCGGAATCATCTTTGGCCTTCGGGCCGTGGGCGTGTTGGCGGGGCTGTTGGGCGTGGTGACGCGGGGCATGGCGGCGGTGCCGTTCATCGCCGGGTTCTTCGGCGTCTACTTCGCGCTGCAGTGGATTGAAGTGAGCTACGTGATGGCCGCGTCGAAGGAATCGGCGGGCGGAGACGAGTGATGCGCAAGGCAATGGTGCTGTTCGCCAGTCTGTTCGCTGCCACGGCGTGGGCCGCGGGGTCGGAAGACGACGTGCCGGGGTACATCCTCCACCACGTCGTGGACTCGCCCTACCTGGAGATTGAAGTCCCGCTGGGCAGCCCCATCCACGCGCTGGACTTCCCCCAGTGGCTCATCCCGCTGAAGCCCAACGGGTGCGAGCTGCGGATGACGGACCACGGCCAGGAGGTTCCGGGCTTCACGGAAGGCTGCCTGGACGTCTCCCTCACCAAGCACACCGTGATGATGTGGCTGGCCGCGCTGCTGCTGCTGGCCACCTTGTTCACCTGGGGCAACCGGGACAAGACGAAGCTGGTGCCGCGCGGCGCGGGCGCCAACATCATCGAGATGCTGGTGCTGTTCGTGCGTGACGAGCTGGCCATCAAGAACATCGGCAAGGAGGAGGGCCCCCGCTACGTGCCCTACCTGCTCACCGCGTTCTTCTTCGTCCTCTTCATGAACCTGCTGGGCCTGATTCCCTGGATGGCGACCGCCACCGGCAACCTGGCCGTCACCGCGTCGCTGGCGGTGTGCACCTTCGTCATCACCCAGATTGCCGGCATCCGCGCGGCGGGCCTGGGCGGCTACCTGAAGCACCTGACGGGTGGCGTGGCGCCCTGGCTGTGGCCCATCATGATTCCGGTGGAGGTGCTGGGCCTGTTCACCAAGCCCTTCGCCCTCACGATGCGTCTGTTCGCCAACATGCTGGCGGGCCACATCGTCCTCTTCTTCCTCCTGGGCCTCATCTTCATCCTCGGCCACCCGGCGGTGGCGGCGGTGAGCGTGCCCTTCGCCTTCGCCATCTACCTGCTCGAGCTCTTCGTGGCCTTCGTGCAGGCGTACGTCTTCACGATGCTGTCGGCGCTGTTCATCGGCATGAGCGTGGCCATGGGCCACCACCATGACGACCACGGCCACGCGTCCGAGGTGGGCCCCAGCCACGACCACGGCAAGGCGCACCACATCTAGGCCTCCGACCAAGTTAGCGGGGCGCGGCGGTACGGCGCCCCGGCAGAAGACCCGGCGGTTCGAAAGGCCGCCGGAGGTAGTCCTAAAGGGACATCACGACCCCCCCACAAGCGGGTCCACGCTACGAAAGAATAAGTGTTCCCATGACGAACCTCGCTCTTGCCTTCCTCGCCGCCGGTCTGGGTGCCGGTCTCTCCATCATCGGTGCCGCGCTCGGCATTGGTAAGCTGGCCGCCGCCGCCATGGACGCCACGGGCCGTCAGCCGGCCGCGGGCGGCGACATCCGCACCACGATGATCATCGCGGCGGCCCTTATCGAAGGCGCCACGCTGTTCGCGCTGGTCGTTTGCATCCTGCTCGCCACCAAGGTCTAGGTCGAGCGCAGGTCGAGTCATCGCCGGAAGGCCGCCGGTGCCCGCGGGGTGTCTTGCCCCGGGTGCCGGCTGCTCCGGCCGCAGCAACCGACGTCTTCGCAGTCTCCCTCCCTCACGCTGGACATCCCGCCATGTTCCTGCCCTCTGTCCTCGCCGCCAGTAGCCTCGTGAAGGTCCAACCGGGCCTCATCTTCTGGACCCTCGTCACCTTCATCTTCGTCGCCATCGTCCTGAAGGCGAAGGCCTGGGGCCCCATCCTGTCGCTGGTGGAGGAGCGCGAGAAGCAGATCGCCAGCTCCATCGAGAGCGCCAAGCGTGAGCGCGCCGAGGCGGAGAAGCTGCTGGCCGACCAGAAGACGGCCATCGCCGAGGCCCGCCGCGAGGCCGCGGAGATGATGCGCCGCAACACGCAGGAGATGGAGAAGTTCCGCGAGGAGCTCATGGCCAAGAGCCGCAAGGAGGCCGAGGAGCTCAAGCTGAGCGCGCGTCGCGAGATTGACGAGCAGAAGGCCAAGGCCATCGCCGAGGTCCGCTCCATGGCGGTGGACCTGGCCATGGAAGTGGCCGGCAAGCTCATCAGCGAGCGCATGGACGACAGCAAGCAGCGCGCGCTGGCCGAGCAGTTCGTCCAGGGCCTGCCGCTGAACGGCACCAGCGCCTCCGGCGCCGTCCGCCGCACCGCCTAATCCCCTTCTGGGGAAGCGCGCCCCCCGGCGCGCGTGTTCCAGGGAATCACCATGGGTCTTTCCATCGGCATCGTCGGGCTGCCCAACGTCGGCAAGTCCACCCTGTTCAACGCGCTGTCGGCCGCGGGCGCGCAGGCGGCCAACTACCCCTTCTGCACCATCGAGCCCAACGTGGGCGTGGTGCCCGTGCCGGATGACCGCCTTGACCAGTTGTCCGCGCTCATCAAGCCGCTGAAGAAGGTGCCCACCTCGCTGGAGTTCGTGGACATCGCCGGCCTGGTGCGCGGCGCGTCCAAGGGCGAGGGCCTGGGCAACCAGTTCCTGGGCAACATCCGCCAGGTGAACGCGGTGCTCCACGTGCTGCGCTGCTTCGAGGACGACAACGTCACCCACGTCGAGGGCGGGGTGAATCCGGTGCGGGACCGGGACGTGGTCGACACGGAGCTGTGCCTCAAGGACCTGGAGACCGTGGAGAAGCGCCGCGAGCGCACCCTGAAGAACACCAAGGTGGGCGGCAAGGTCGGTGAAGAGGCCAAGGCCGAGGTGGCGCTCCTGGACCGCATCAAGGCGGGCCTGGACAACGGCATCACCGTGCGCGCCCAGAAGCTCACCGAGGAGGAGGGCGCCGTCATCCATGACCTGTTCCTGCTCACCGACAAGCCCGTGCTGTACGTGGCGAACATCGGCGAGGGGGAGCTGGGCAAGGAGGACGCCAACCCCCACGTGAAGGCCGTCCGGGAGATGGCCGCGAAGGAGGGCTTCGAGGTGGTGGTGCTCGCCGCCGCGCTGGAGTCCGAAATCCAGCAGCTTCCGGAGACCGAGCGTCCGGGCTTCCTGGAGAGCGCGGGCCTGTCCGAGCCCGGCCTGCACAAGGTGGTGCGCGCCGGCTACAAGCTGCTGGGCCTGTGGACCTACTTCACCGTGGGCGAGCAGGAGTGCCGCGCCTGGACCATCCACCAGGGCTACAAGGCCCCGCAGGCGGCCGGCGTCATCCACTCCGACTTCGAGCGCGGCTTCATCAAGGCCGAGGTGATGCGCTGGGAGGACCTGGTGAAGCTGGGCAGTGAGTCCGCCGTGAAGGAGAAGGGCCTGCTGCGCGTGGAAGGCAAGGAGTACGTCGTGCAGGACGGCGACTGCATGCACTTCCGCTTCAACGTGTAGCGGTTCGTCCGTCCACTCCGGTCATCGCGGGCGCTGTGCTTCCGGACGCTTCGGTCTGGAGGCGGCGCCCGCGAGCCGTTTCAGGGCCGGGGCTCCGTGTCGCTCAGAAGCCGCGCGGGCCTTGCAGCACCGTGTAGACCCAGATGCCCACGGCGATGAGGGCCAGCACGGTGGTGAAGGTGGCCGTGCGGCGCATGCGCGGGCGCTCCTCCGGCGGGTGCTTCGAGGCGAAGAACCACATGCCTCCGACGCGCAGGACCAGGAACATGAGGAGCAGGAGCGGGCCGACCACCTGCCAGCCGGAGGGGCGCATCAGCACCACGCCCCACGAGGCGAGGAAGGCGACGTTGCCCAGCAGCGAGGCGATGGCGAAACGGGGATAAACGCGTCGAGTGTCCACGGCGCGGGAGTCTCCCCTTCCGCGTGCGGGCTTCCAACCACGGACTTCGCCCGGTGCGTGGCAGGCGACAGAGGCGGTGCGCCTCTGCGTCGCGGGCGCGGAATGGCGCGCCCGGCCCGCTACCGCATGAGGGCGCGGTGCCGCAGGAGCCTGTCTCGCGAGGCCGTGCCGCGTGGCCCTCACGGAGTGCGTCACGCACCGCCGGGTGCCTGGCCTCCCGTGGGGCGTGGTGCCGGCTCCACGTAGCGCGCCCGGGGGCGGAGCAGATGGCCCTGTTCTCGCTGCTCCAGCACATGGGCCACCCAGCCCGCGGAGCGCCCCACGGCGAACAGCGTGGCGCCCGCGCCTGGAGGCAGTCCCAGCGCCGCGGCGAGCATCACCAGCCCGAAGTCCACGGACGGCGGTGGGTGCCCCGCGGCGCGCATGGCGTCCATCACCGCGCTGGCGATGCGGACCCCTGGCGCCTCGGAGTTGACGGCCCGGGCGGCTTCCACCAGGGGCGGTGTCCTCGGGTCTCCGTCGGGGTAGAGCTGATGGCCGAAGCCGGTGATGACCTCGCCGCGCCGCAGCCGCTCCCGGATGACCTCCGCGGCGCGCTCCGGCCGTCCCACCTCCACGAGCAGCGCCTCCACCCGGTCGCAGGCGCCGCCATGCCTGGGGCCCGACAGCGCGGCCAGCGCGGCGCTCAGGCAGGCGTACAGGTCCGCGCCGGACGAGGCCACCACGCGCGCGGCGAACGTGGACACGTTGAGCTCGTGGTCCGCGCACAGCACCAGCGCGCGGTCGAGCAGCGCCGGCGCGCGCTTCACGCGGGTGTTCCAGGCGCGTGCCAGGGATTGCGCCACGGTGGGCTCGTTCAACGCGTGGGTCACCCGCCCCGGCGCGTTCGCCACGCAGACCCAGGCGGAGAGCTGGCGCAGCAGCCTCCGGGCGCGGGCGCGCTCCTGCTCGGGCGGCGCGGCGAAGCGCACGGCGTCTCGTGCGCCCCAGAGCGGCACCAGGGAAGACAGCGCGGCCACGGGCGGTGTGCCACGGGGCAGCAGCTTCGCCAGCTCGGACGGCGGAAACGCTGGCTCGGGCGAGGGCCACCGGGTCGCCGCCTCGGGCAGCGCGCCGGTCCACAGCAGCTCCGCGACGTCCTCGAACGCGCGCCCCTCCACCGCGAGCGTCACCGCCGAGTGCCCCCGGTACGCGAGCCCCTCCGCGCCCACGCGCGACACCGACGAGTCGATGACGGGCTCGCCCCAGCGCAGGGCTCCCGAGGCCACCGCGGCGTGTCCCGCCCTGGCGTCGTGCCGCGCCTTCAGCCGCTCCAAATCCGAGCGCACATAGCGGTTCTCCTTGGTGCCGCGCTCCGGCACGCAGCGCACGAGCCCGCGGCTCACGTAGGTGTAGAGCGTGGCCCGCTTCACGCCCAGGAGCGCGGCGGCCCGCGCGGCGGTCACCAGCTCCTCCTCAGGTCGATGGTCGAATCGAGATTGAGAGCGTCCGCCCTTGGGCCTACTCATGTCTCACGCACCTCCACGAAGGCCATTGTCGACTCGACTGGACGACGTGTCGATACGTCCCCGGCTCGGCGTGGCCCACGTGTGCGCGCGAGGAGAGGAGCCTGTCATGCAGGTGGACTTCGGACGCACGTCGTCGGACTACGTGAGACACCGGGCCGGCTTCCCGGAGGCCTTCTTCGAGCGGCTCGACAGGGAAGGGCTGCTGCGTCAGGGGCTCCGCGCCGTGGACCTGGGCACGGGGACGGGGACGGTGGCCCGGGGACTGGCCCAGCGTGGCGCCGTGGTGACGGGGCTGGATGTCTCCGCGGACATGCTGGAGGCCGCGCGCGGGCTCGCCTCGGGGATGGGCCTGGACATCGACTTCCGGCAGGCGCCCGCGGAGAACACGGGCCTGCCCTCGCAGGCGTTCGACCTGGTGGTCGCGGGACAGTGCTGGCACTGGTTCGACCGGCCCGTCGCGGCGCGTGAGGCCGCGCGGTTGCTCGTCCCCGGTGGGCGGCTGGTCATCGCCCACTTCGACTGGCTGCCGCTGCCCGGCAACGTGGTGGAGGCCACCGAGTGGCTCATCGAGCGCTTCAACCCGGGCGCGCCCACGCCCTCCGTCTCCTTGAGTCTGTCCTCGGGCGTCTATCCCCCGTGGTTCCGCGACGCCGCCGAGGCGGGCTTCACCCAGCTCACCTCGTTCTCCTTCGACGTGAGCGTGCCGTACACCCACCGGGCCTGGCGGGGCCGCATCCGCGCCAGCGCGAAGGTGGGCGCGTCCATGCCCGCGGCCACGGTGAGCCGCTTCGATGCCGCGCTCGCGGACCTGCTCGCGGGGAGCTTCCCCGCGGACCCGCTCGACGTCCCCCACCGCGTCTTCGCGCTGCTCGCGACGCGGCCCTGAACCTCGAAGCACCAGGAGCCCTTGCTTATGTCCTCACATCCCCACGTCGTCCACGAGCCCGAGCTTCCCTGGACCGAAGTCACCCAGGGCCCCCGGGTGCAGTACCGCCGCAAGCAGTTGGGCGCCGCCGCGAAGGGCCGCAAGCTGGGGTGCAGCCTCATGGAGCTGCCCCCCGGCAAGCACGCGTGGCCGCGCCACTACCACCTGGCCAACGAGGAGGCCTACTTCATTCTCTCCGGCTCGGGCCGGCTGCGCCTGGGCGATGACACGCTCGCCGTGAAGGCCGGGGACTACGTGGCGCTGCCCGTCGGGCCCACGGGCGCGCACCAGCTCCTCAATGACGGAGCGGAGACGCTGCGCTACCTGGCCTTCTCCACCATGGTGGAGCCGGACGTCATGGTGTACCCGGACTCGGAGAAGGTGGTCATCTCCGCCGGCAGTGCCCCTGGCGGGGACAAGGCGGCCCGCACCCTGTTCACCACGCTGCCGCTCTCCGCGGAGGTGGACTACTGGAGCGGCGAGGAGCGATAGGCTGTGGGCCGCGATGGCCCCCTTGCTCGACGTGCTCACCCGGGAGCGGCTCCTCAAGAACCGCGCCGCCGCCGCGGCCCTGCTGCCGCGCGGCGAACCTCCCCATGTGTCCCTGCTGCGCCTGTGCGACGCGGGGCTGCTCGAAGGCGGCCTGTCCGTGGGGTACGGCGTGCGCGCCGACGAGCTGGTGGGCCCGCTCACCACCGCCATGGGCGGCGCGGCCCGCCGCTTCAAGGTGGTGGACGTGCGGGAGCGCCCCGTCCTGGAGCTCCACGTCATGGCCGGTGACGTGACGGAGCGCTGGGAGGTGGAGGACCTGTCCTCGCTGGTGCACAACCTCAACAGCCTCTACCGCGACGCGCCAGACGTGCGCGCGGTGGCCGAGCTGGGTGAGTGGGAGGACGCGCTCCAGCTCTGGTGTGTGGACAAGCGCGCCCTGCC
Proteins encoded in this window:
- a CDS encoding ATP synthase F0 subunit C — protein: MTNLALAFLAAGLGAGLSIIGAALGIGKLAAAAMDATGRQPAAGGDIRTTMIIAAALIEGATLFALVVCILLATKV
- a CDS encoding AtpZ/AtpI family protein; the encoded protein is MEVKEPRKPGGSDGSELGETARQMRAAQPYVAAVWKLVGGAVVGVLGGYWLDKRLGTGPWLMVVLSLVGICVGFYGFLHEMARLGKRK
- the atpB gene encoding F0F1 ATP synthase subunit A, yielding MRKAMVLFASLFAATAWAAGSEDDVPGYILHHVVDSPYLEIEVPLGSPIHALDFPQWLIPLKPNGCELRMTDHGQEVPGFTEGCLDVSLTKHTVMMWLAALLLLATLFTWGNRDKTKLVPRGAGANIIEMLVLFVRDELAIKNIGKEEGPRYVPYLLTAFFFVLFMNLLGLIPWMATATGNLAVTASLAVCTFVITQIAGIRAAGLGGYLKHLTGGVAPWLWPIMIPVEVLGLFTKPFALTMRLFANMLAGHIVLFFLLGLIFILGHPAVAAVSVPFAFAIYLLELFVAFVQAYVFTMLSALFIGMSVAMGHHHDDHGHASEVGPSHDHGKAHHI
- the ychF gene encoding redox-regulated ATPase YchF, whose protein sequence is MGLSIGIVGLPNVGKSTLFNALSAAGAQAANYPFCTIEPNVGVVPVPDDRLDQLSALIKPLKKVPTSLEFVDIAGLVRGASKGEGLGNQFLGNIRQVNAVLHVLRCFEDDNVTHVEGGVNPVRDRDVVDTELCLKDLETVEKRRERTLKNTKVGGKVGEEAKAEVALLDRIKAGLDNGITVRAQKLTEEEGAVIHDLFLLTDKPVLYVANIGEGELGKEDANPHVKAVREMAAKEGFEVVVLAAALESEIQQLPETERPGFLESAGLSEPGLHKVVRAGYKLLGLWTYFTVGEQECRAWTIHQGYKAPQAAGVIHSDFERGFIKAEVMRWEDLVKLGSESAVKEKGLLRVEGKEYVVQDGDCMHFRFNV
- a CDS encoding YbhB/YbcL family Raf kinase inhibitor-like protein, whose product is MPKPLVLTSPRFKDGDLIPIAYTGEGDDVSPPLQWTGMPAGTKSLALIVEDPDAPDPRNPQMTFSHWVVYNIPPSAQGLPEGATPDVLPEGARQGQNDFRRQDYGGPMPPIGMHRYFFRLFALDTVLPDLGRASRTQLRETMAGHILGEAELIGLYTKVHHRGAEPSGASPA
- a CDS encoding class I SAM-dependent methyltransferase — its product is MQVDFGRTSSDYVRHRAGFPEAFFERLDREGLLRQGLRAVDLGTGTGTVARGLAQRGAVVTGLDVSADMLEAARGLASGMGLDIDFRQAPAENTGLPSQAFDLVVAGQCWHWFDRPVAAREAARLLVPGGRLVIAHFDWLPLPGNVVEATEWLIERFNPGAPTPSVSLSLSSGVYPPWFRDAAEAGFTQLTSFSFDVSVPYTHRAWRGRIRASAKVGASMPAATVSRFDAALADLLAGSFPADPLDVPHRVFALLATRP
- the atpF gene encoding F0F1 ATP synthase subunit B yields the protein MFLPSVLAASSLVKVQPGLIFWTLVTFIFVAIVLKAKAWGPILSLVEEREKQIASSIESAKRERAEAEKLLADQKTAIAEARREAAEMMRRNTQEMEKFREELMAKSRKEAEELKLSARREIDEQKAKAIAEVRSMAVDLAMEVAGKLISERMDDSKQRALAEQFVQGLPLNGTSASGAVRRTA
- a CDS encoding citrate synthase family protein translates to MSRPKGGRSQSRFDHRPEEELVTAARAAALLGVKRATLYTYVSRGLVRCVPERGTKENRYVRSDLERLKARHDARAGHAAVASGALRWGEPVIDSSVSRVGAEGLAYRGHSAVTLAVEGRAFEDVAELLWTGALPEAATRWPSPEPAFPPSELAKLLPRGTPPVAALSSLVPLWGARDAVRFAAPPEQERARARRLLRQLSAWVCVANAPGRVTHALNEPTVAQSLARAWNTRVKRAPALLDRALVLCADHELNVSTFAARVVASSGADLYACLSAALAALSGPRHGGACDRVEALLVEVGRPERAAEVIRERLRRGEVITGFGHQLYPDGDPRTPPLVEAARAVNSEAPGVRIASAVMDAMRAAGHPPPSVDFGLVMLAAALGLPPGAGATLFAVGRSAGWVAHVLEQREQGHLLRPRARYVEPAPRPTGGQAPGGA
- a CDS encoding cupin domain-containing protein — translated: MSSHPHVVHEPELPWTEVTQGPRVQYRRKQLGAAAKGRKLGCSLMELPPGKHAWPRHYHLANEEAYFILSGSGRLRLGDDTLAVKAGDYVALPVGPTGAHQLLNDGAETLRYLAFSTMVEPDVMVYPDSEKVVISAGSAPGGDKAARTLFTTLPLSAEVDYWSGEER